One Thiocapsa sp. genomic window carries:
- a CDS encoding GDSL-type esterase/lipase family protein, producing the protein MTASDGAGATDSETVAVTVLPASGGTGQLQTTLSATASPVNLTAEGTLDWVHWGRSTPTDVNRKADAAAQIGTLTSIDGTGFGRFSNGGRPAYTWSDGTPTASATTNAGVALAGAGRGYALTVPADTEARTLVVYVGGWNSNSRLDVSLSDGSAAPYSVALSPSDGNPLRDDYDVRLAITYQAASAGQTLNLRYEQTSAGGTVNFMAATLQGGGSAPVNQPPQLDPIGNRTVQVGATLTVDIAAADPDGPAPLVLGAAPLPGTAAFTDNGDGTGRLIWTPSAGDVAASPYSLVVTASDGAGATDSETVAVTVLPASGGTGQLQTTLSATASPVNLTAEGTLDWVHWGRSTPTDVNRKADAAAQIGTLTSIDGTGFGRFSNGGRPAYTWSDGTPTASATTNAGVALAGAGRGYALTVPADTEARTLVVYVGGWNSNSRLDVSLSDGSAAPYSVALSPSDGNPLRDDYDVRLAITYQAASAGQTLNLRYEQTSAGGTVNFMAATLQGGGSAPVNQPPQLDPIGSSHRAGRRDLDGGHRRRGSRRSGAAGAGRRPLPGTAAFTDNGDGTGRLIWTPSAGDVAASPYSLVVTASDGAGATDSETVAVTVLPASGGTGQLQTTLSATASPVNLTAEGTLDWVHWGRSTPTDVNRKADAAAQIGTLTSIDGTGFGRFSNGGRPAYTWSDGTPTASATTNAGVALAGAGRGYALTVPADTEARTLVVYVGGWNSNSRLDVSLSDGSAAPYSVALSPSDGNPLRDDYDVRLAITYQAASAGQTLNLRYEQTSAGGTVNFMAATLQGGGSAPVNQPPQLDPIGNRTVQVGATLTVDIDAADPDGPAPLVLGAAPLPGTAAFTDNGDGTGRLIWTPSAGDVAASPYSLVVTASDGAGATDSETVAVTVLPASGGTGQLQTTLSATASPVNLTAEGTLDWVHWGRSTPTDVNRKAGTAAQIGALTSFGGATVGRFNNTSRPAYSWSDGTPRVTATTYAGLQISGAGRGYTLTAPADTSVRTLVVYVGGWNTIGRLEASLTDGSAVPYSVTVSPLDDDPLRDDYDVRFAITYQAASAGQTLTLRYSVESGSGVLNFAAATLQGTAASAMELPFADDFSDPLMAGWIVADETPVASNWTVIGGQLRQTTALSANFVEAYHLGSYAYLSNGFALADYKISMDAEYLATNIGSDIGMLVRFRDPGNYYRISINSRYGFTRLEKRVNGTFSSLATDSRGVFPGELLQIEVEVNGSTISVRRNGEPIFAVTDTSHASGTVGLYTDGQVSFANVAISAPPELPAITLNKPLAYLTEQADGSLIASAITSNAPEGSRVRFALSQNNGAGITEIDSLFDSTPPYEVDFFATAGNYEVRATLLDSSGVALASDTNSNIGVGGEYLVGVGDSITNGTGDNYRSDNISALGRVVAFRGYQAVLTDLLDITQPPQTNIVFNEGIPGDTSTNLTSLRISAIQARHPELETALVMIGTNDANRVLFTPSGLGCSGSSCTGTYKGNVQELVDKLRWSDYPLNTQPSGVTPVVALPPPAWNSDTPWTSTVNNRIRDYIRVIEEELVGIVIGPNFFDFFMPSANTDYRSLFSDTLHPNGLGYYVMSYLWHEALNRDNPSALLPLPFVLQGLTVPSAPQAQQNLLEIGNPYQLDTDFRLVSVPSELDRGRWIMLPNADIGNSANGYLSFEVDRDVDVYIAYDSAATALPPWLVSFDPTSATVVTSNPIAGSLRLYRKTVTASSSAPVLITLGGNTGSMTGANTNYVVIVVEK; encoded by the coding sequence GTGACGGCCTCCGACGGGGCCGGGGCGACCGACAGCGAAACCGTCGCGGTGACGGTGCTGCCGGCGTCCGGCGGCACCGGTCAATTGCAGACCACGCTGAGCGCCACCGCCAGTCCGGTGAACCTCACGGCCGAGGGCACGCTCGACTGGGTGCACTGGGGGCGCAGTACGCCCACCGACGTCAACCGCAAGGCCGACGCGGCGGCGCAGATCGGCACCCTGACGAGCATCGACGGGACCGGGTTCGGGCGTTTCAGCAATGGCGGGCGCCCCGCCTACACCTGGAGCGACGGGACGCCCACGGCGAGCGCGACCACCAACGCGGGCGTGGCTCTCGCCGGTGCGGGGCGCGGCTACGCGCTGACGGTGCCGGCCGACACCGAGGCGCGCACCTTGGTGGTCTACGTCGGCGGGTGGAACAGCAACTCCAGGCTCGACGTGAGTCTGAGCGACGGCAGTGCCGCGCCTTACAGCGTTGCCCTGTCGCCGTCGGACGGCAACCCGCTGCGCGATGACTACGACGTGCGCCTGGCGATCACCTATCAAGCCGCGAGCGCCGGGCAGACCCTGAATCTGCGCTACGAGCAGACCTCCGCCGGCGGGACCGTGAACTTCATGGCGGCGACCTTGCAGGGCGGCGGCAGTGCCCCGGTGAATCAGCCCCCGCAGCTCGATCCGATCGGTAATCGCACCGTGCAGGTCGGCGCGACCTTGACGGTGGACATCGCCGCCGCGGATCCCGACGGTCCGGCGCCGCTGGTGCTGGGCGCCGCCCCCCTGCCCGGCACGGCGGCCTTCACCGACAACGGCGACGGCACCGGGCGTTTGATCTGGACGCCCTCGGCAGGCGATGTCGCGGCCAGTCCCTACAGCCTCGTCGTGACGGCCTCCGACGGGGCCGGGGCGACCGACAGCGAAACCGTCGCGGTGACGGTGCTGCCGGCGTCCGGCGGCACCGGTCAATTGCAGACCACGCTGAGCGCCACCGCCAGTCCGGTGAACCTCACGGCCGAGGGCACGCTCGACTGGGTGCACTGGGGGCGCAGTACGCCCACCGACGTCAACCGCAAGGCCGACGCGGCGGCGCAGATCGGCACCCTGACGAGCATCGACGGGACCGGGTTCGGGCGTTTCAGCAATGGCGGGCGCCCCGCCTACACCTGGAGCGACGGGACGCCCACGGCGAGCGCGACCACCAACGCGGGCGTGGCTCTCGCCGGTGCGGGGCGCGGCTACGCGCTGACGGTGCCGGCCGACACCGAGGCGCGCACCTTGGTGGTCTACGTCGGCGGGTGGAACAGCAACTCCAGGCTCGACGTGAGTCTGAGCGACGGCAGTGCCGCGCCTTACAGCGTTGCCCTGTCGCCGTCGGACGGCAACCCGCTGCGCGATGACTACGACGTGCGCCTGGCGATCACCTATCAAGCCGCGAGCGCCGGGCAGACCCTGAATCTGCGCTACGAGCAGACCTCCGCCGGCGGGACCGTGAACTTCATGGCGGCGACCTTGCAGGGCGGCGGCAGTGCCCCGGTGAATCAGCCCCCGCAGCTCGATCCGATCGGTAGCTCGCACCGTGCAGGTCGGCGCGACCTTGACGGTGGACATCGCCGCCGCGGATCCCGACGGTCCGGCGCCGCTGGTGCTGGGCGCCGCCCCCTGCCCGGCACGGCGGCCTTCACCGACAACGGCGACGGCACCGGGCGTTTGATCTGGACGCCCTCGGCAGGCGATGTCGCGGCCAGTCCCTACAGCCTCGTCGTGACGGCCTCCGACGGGGCCGGGGCGACCGACAGCGAAACCGTCGCGGTGACGGTGCTGCCGGCGTCCGGCGGCACCGGTCAATTGCAGACCACGCTGAGCGCCACCGCCAGTCCGGTGAACCTCACGGCCGAGGGCACGCTCGACTGGGTGCACTGGGGGCGCAGTACGCCCACCGACGTCAACCGCAAGGCCGACGCGGCGGCGCAGATCGGCACCCTGACGAGCATCGACGGGACCGGGTTCGGGCGTTTCAGCAATGGCGGGCGCCCCGCCTACACCTGGAGCGACGGGACGCCCACGGCGAGCGCGACCACCAACGCGGGCGTGGCTCTCGCCGGTGCGGGGCGCGGCTACGCGCTGACGGTGCCGGCCGACACCGAGGCGCGCACCTTGGTGGTCTACGTCGGCGGGTGGAACAGCAACTCCAGGCTCGACGTGAGTCTGAGCGACGGCAGTGCCGCGCCTTACAGCGTTGCCCTGTCGCCGTCGGACGGCAACCCGCTGCGCGATGACTACGACGTGCGCCTGGCGATCACCTATCAAGCCGCGAGCGCCGGGCAGACCCTGAATCTGCGCTACGAGCAGACCTCCGCCGGCGGGACCGTGAACTTCATGGCGGCGACCTTGCAGGGCGGCGGCAGTGCCCCGGTGAATCAGCCCCCGCAGCTCGATCCGATCGGTAATCGCACCGTGCAGGTCGGCGCGACCTTGACGGTGGACATCGATGCCGCCGACCCCGACGGTCCGGCGCCGCTGGTGCTGGGCGCCGCCCCCCTGCCCGGCACGGCGGCCTTCACCGACAACGGCGACGGCACCGGGCGTTTGATCTGGACGCCCTCGGCAGGCGATGTCGCGGCCAGTCCCTACAGCCTCGTCGTGACGGCCTCCGACGGGGCCGGGGCGACCGACAGCGAAACCGTCGCGGTGACGGTGCTGCCGGCGTCCGGCGGCACCGGTCAATTGCAGACCACGCTGAGCGCCACCGCCAGTCCGGTGAACCTCACGGCCGAGGGCACGCTCGACTGGGTGCACTGGGGGCGCAGTACGCCCACCGACGTCAACCGCAAGGCCGGCACGGCGGCGCAGATCGGCGCCTTGACGAGTTTCGGCGGTGCTACGGTCGGGCGTTTCAACAACACCTCCCGACCGGCCTACAGTTGGAGCGACGGGACGCCCCGCGTAACCGCCACCACCTATGCGGGGTTACAGATTTCCGGCGCCGGCCGTGGCTACACATTGACCGCGCCGGCCGACACATCCGTCCGGACTCTCGTTGTCTACGTCGGAGGCTGGAACACCATCGGGCGCCTCGAGGCAAGCCTCACTGACGGGAGTGCCGTTCCTTACAGCGTGACCGTATCACCGCTGGACGACGACCCCCTTCGCGATGATTACGACGTCCGCTTCGCCATCACCTACCAGGCCGCGAGCGCCGGGCAAACGCTTACCCTCAGATACTCCGTAGAGAGCGGGAGCGGGGTGCTGAACTTCGCTGCAGCCACCTTACAAGGCACAGCAGCCTCTGCGATGGAACTCCCATTCGCCGACGATTTCTCGGACCCGCTGATGGCCGGCTGGATCGTCGCCGACGAGACCCCCGTCGCTTCAAATTGGACCGTCATCGGTGGACAGCTCCGCCAAACCACCGCGCTCAGCGCAAACTTCGTCGAAGCTTATCACCTAGGCTCCTATGCTTATCTCTCGAACGGGTTCGCTTTGGCCGATTACAAGATATCGATGGATGCCGAATACCTAGCAACCAACATAGGATCGGACATCGGGATGCTTGTGCGTTTTCGAGATCCTGGTAACTATTACCGCATATCGATTAATTCCCGGTACGGATTTACCCGACTTGAAAAACGCGTCAATGGCACGTTCTCCTCTCTCGCTACAGACTCCCGTGGAGTGTTCCCCGGCGAATTGCTGCAAATCGAGGTAGAGGTCAATGGTTCCACCATTTCCGTCCGCCGCAACGGCGAGCCGATCTTCGCCGTGACCGATACAAGCCACGCATCGGGCACTGTCGGCTTGTACACCGACGGACAGGTCAGTTTTGCGAATGTGGCAATCTCCGCGCCTCCCGAGCTCCCCGCCATCACATTGAACAAACCACTCGCCTACCTCACTGAACAAGCAGACGGCTCCCTAATTGCGTCGGCCATTACATCCAATGCTCCCGAGGGAAGCAGGGTCCGCTTCGCGCTATCGCAAAACAATGGCGCAGGCATCACTGAGATCGACTCCCTTTTCGACTCCACCCCACCCTACGAGGTCGACTTTTTCGCTACTGCGGGAAACTACGAGGTTCGGGCAACACTCCTTGATTCCTCCGGGGTCGCACTTGCAAGCGACACCAATAGCAACATCGGCGTCGGAGGCGAGTATCTAGTCGGCGTGGGCGACAGCATTACTAACGGCACCGGCGATAACTATCGAAGCGACAATATCTCCGCGCTCGGCAGGGTCGTGGCGTTCCGCGGATACCAAGCGGTCCTCACCGACCTTCTGGATATCACTCAGCCACCACAAACCAATATTGTCTTCAACGAGGGTATCCCCGGTGATACGAGCACCAATCTCACGTCACTCCGAATCAGTGCTATTCAGGCTCGGCACCCCGAGCTTGAAACGGCTCTCGTGATGATCGGGACCAACGATGCGAACCGGGTTTTGTTTACGCCTTCCGGCTTAGGATGCAGTGGCTCTTCGTGCACCGGCACATACAAAGGAAACGTCCAAGAGCTCGTTGACAAGCTCCGATGGTCAGACTACCCCCTCAACACGCAACCCTCCGGCGTGACTCCGGTCGTTGCTCTGCCTCCGCCTGCGTGGAACTCCGATACTCCCTGGACTTCGACGGTGAACAACCGAATCCGGGATTATATACGGGTCATCGAGGAGGAGCTCGTGGGCATCGTCATTGGCCCGAACTTTTTTGATTTCTTCATGCCAAGCGCCAACACGGATTACAGGAGCCTCTTCTCCGATACTCTTCATCCAAACGGTCTAGGCTATTACGTCATGTCCTATCTCTGGCATGAGGCTTTGAATCGCGACAACCCAAGCGCTCTCCTTCCTTTGCCTTTTGTCCTGCAAGGTTTGACCGTGCCAAGCGCTCCACAGGCTCAACAGAACCTGCTCGAGATCGGAAACCCCTATCAGCTCGACACTGATTTCCGCCTCGTCAGCGTTCCTAGCGAGCTCGATCGCGGCCGCTGGATAATGCTCCCCAATGCCGACATCGGGAACAGCGCCAACGGCTATTTAAGCTTCGAGGTCGACAGAGATGTCGACGTCTATATTGCGTACGACAGCGCCGCAACTGCCCTGCCGCCCTGGTTGGTTTCTTTTGATCCCACTTCCGCCACCGTGGTGACGAGTAACCCCATAGCCGGCTCGCTAAGGCTTTATCGTAAGACTGTCACGGCATCAAGCAGCGCACCCGTTCTCATAACACTCGGCGGAAATACAGGCTCGATGACCGGAGCGAATACAAATTATGTTGTTATCGTCGTTGAGAAATAA
- a CDS encoding polysaccharide biosynthesis/export family protein, translating to MKYFYSAVARPSLRMVVMLCILCILPTNAFATDGYRLTPGDVVAVSVWQEPGLEQLVLVRPDGGISFPLAGDIKTEGLTVQELSDALKKRLAKFIPDPVVTVTLQEIPGNRIYVIGQVNKPGDFPIVARDVTVVQALAMAGGLTPFAKERDIRILRKEGDKQQTIPFDYRQVKKGGSLAQNVTLKAGDVVLVP from the coding sequence ATGAAATATTTCTATTCGGCAGTAGCACGACCATCCTTACGAATGGTCGTTATGCTCTGCATTCTTTGCATACTTCCCACGAACGCTTTCGCCACCGACGGTTACAGGCTAACTCCGGGCGACGTCGTTGCCGTATCCGTCTGGCAAGAGCCTGGCCTTGAGCAACTTGTCCTCGTGCGGCCCGACGGAGGTATCTCCTTTCCACTTGCTGGCGACATCAAGACCGAAGGACTTACTGTTCAGGAACTGTCTGATGCGCTGAAGAAGAGACTGGCAAAGTTTATCCCGGACCCCGTGGTGACCGTAACTCTCCAAGAAATTCCAGGGAACAGGATCTACGTCATCGGGCAAGTCAACAAACCGGGAGATTTCCCCATCGTTGCACGGGACGTGACCGTTGTGCAGGCACTGGCAATGGCCGGCGGGCTAACGCCATTTGCTAAGGAGAGGGATATTCGGATTCTTCGGAAAGAAGGGGATAAGCAACAAACGATACCTTTCGACTACCGCCAGGTAAAGAAGGGCGGTTCCCTCGCCCAGAACGTCACTCTGAAGGCAGGTGATGTTGTTCTCGTTCCCTGA
- a CDS encoding sulfotransferase domain-containing protein, giving the protein MLNVPNAMIIGAQKAGTTWLWDALAEHPEVSVPTSKENHFFGSSELYRKGLPWYLSHFDGLDGNKVILDAATTNFYDRVPYWHNAGRELKFDDELAPIPKLIVDAIPDVKVIVSLRNPVTRAISAYHHWMRRQFLLNPAENGRASPWLGLERTAQQFPKFRILEYGYYSKYLSAWREYLPEDRMLVLIFEDDIKADPQFGLKKTCDFLGIDASFSYTVDKSESNASWTWSRILLNYYTKPLMRWIHRGPIRWATDEWDPAKKMSIRESDLFFLRARYAGEKERVEALLGRSLESWRMD; this is encoded by the coding sequence ATGCTAAACGTGCCGAACGCGATGATAATCGGAGCGCAGAAGGCCGGTACTACATGGCTCTGGGATGCTCTAGCGGAGCATCCCGAAGTTTCTGTGCCAACCTCCAAAGAGAACCACTTTTTCGGCTCCTCAGAGCTCTATCGTAAGGGACTGCCGTGGTATCTCTCTCATTTCGATGGCCTGGACGGAAACAAAGTGATCCTTGATGCTGCCACCACGAATTTCTACGACCGGGTACCCTACTGGCACAATGCCGGAAGAGAGCTGAAGTTCGATGATGAATTAGCACCGATACCGAAGTTGATCGTTGACGCCATCCCCGACGTGAAGGTGATCGTCTCGCTTCGAAACCCCGTTACCCGAGCGATCTCCGCATATCACCATTGGATGAGGAGGCAGTTTCTCCTCAATCCTGCTGAAAACGGTCGAGCCTCACCATGGCTCGGTCTTGAGCGAACAGCTCAGCAATTTCCAAAGTTCCGGATATTGGAATATGGGTACTACTCCAAGTACCTGTCGGCGTGGCGGGAGTATCTACCGGAAGATCGAATGCTTGTACTCATTTTTGAAGACGACATCAAGGCCGACCCCCAGTTCGGTCTCAAGAAAACGTGCGATTTTCTCGGAATCGATGCGAGCTTCTCTTATACCGTCGACAAGTCTGAGTCGAATGCCAGTTGGACTTGGTCTCGGATTCTTCTGAACTATTACACGAAACCTTTAATGCGGTGGATCCACCGGGGGCCGATTCGCTGGGCAACAGATGAATGGGATCCGGCTAAGAAGATGTCGATTAGGGAAAGTGACCTTTTTTTCCTCCGTGCGCGCTATGCAGGAGAGAAGGAAAGGGTGGAAGCACTGCTCGGCCGTTCTCTGGAATCCTGGCGAATGGACTAA
- the rfbF gene encoding glucose-1-phosphate cytidylyltransferase — MKTVIFAGGLGTRLSEETSIRPKPMVEVGNRPILWHIMKTYSAHGIDEFIICCGYKGYVIKEYFANYFLHMSDVTFDLRYNQMNVLSGNAEPWKISLIDTGENTMTGGRLKRVREHIGSETFCLTYGDGVSDVNITELIRFHRSQGSLATLTAVQPPGRFGAIALHEGQTKIKSFQEKPEGDGAWINGGYFVVEPQVIDLIEGDDTVWEQGPMTKLASMDQLSAFRHSGFWQPMDTLRDRTKLEELWAAGKAPWKVW, encoded by the coding sequence ATGAAAACAGTGATTTTCGCCGGCGGTTTAGGGACACGGTTAAGCGAAGAAACCAGCATTCGCCCGAAGCCCATGGTAGAGGTCGGTAATCGACCTATCCTCTGGCATATAATGAAAACTTATTCCGCACACGGAATTGACGAGTTCATAATTTGCTGCGGCTATAAGGGTTACGTTATTAAAGAGTACTTTGCCAACTATTTTCTGCACATGTCAGATGTCACCTTTGACCTGCGCTACAACCAGATGAATGTCCTCTCCGGCAATGCCGAGCCTTGGAAAATTTCGCTGATCGACACGGGCGAAAACACCATGACCGGTGGCCGCCTCAAGCGAGTACGCGAACATATAGGCTCTGAAACATTTTGCTTAACCTACGGCGATGGCGTCAGCGACGTCAACATCACGGAGCTGATTAGATTTCACCGGAGCCAGGGCAGTTTAGCGACGCTAACAGCGGTTCAGCCTCCCGGGCGGTTTGGAGCGATCGCGCTCCACGAAGGGCAAACGAAGATCAAGTCGTTTCAAGAAAAGCCCGAGGGTGACGGCGCCTGGATCAACGGCGGTTACTTCGTAGTAGAGCCCCAGGTGATTGACCTGATCGAAGGCGATGATACCGTTTGGGAGCAGGGCCCGATGACCAAGCTGGCCAGTATGGATCAGCTCTCCGCATTTAGGCACAGTGGTTTTTGGCAACCGATGGATACCCTACGGGATAGAACTAAGCTTGAAGAGCTCTGGGCTGCAGGTAAGGCCCCCTGGAAAGTTTGGTGA
- a CDS encoding lipopolysaccharide biosynthesis protein, whose product MTTENLGRLIEEYDLYPDLRRDYGLRAAVAQMRTDVTREMITAQFADPRSGRATSATIAFSVSYDSGSASKAQEVAQAIADLYLSISLEERTRTARESTTFLEQESQRLGAEISALDATLARFKEEHGDRLPENMRLNLDFMQRTEDRIRTNVQEITALEEQVIYLVSELALMDPYAAVYTSTGERVMSPSDRLKSLEAEYLEIASRYSPAHPDRIRIEREMNKLRSIVGEPDNRRDLARRLGEQQSELSTLMERYSKDHPEVQRLTRETQLTRQQLLRSNSGRGSLEVSDADNPSYIQLQARLAAAESRLDSLRKTAAELATALKGYEERILSGPQVEREYQELARDRELLVATYSDINSKLNEAKLAETLEAESRGERLSLIDPPTVPTEPHSPDRVAIMFFGFVLSVGTGIGLLAFREATDERIYGARPIQTITGHMPLVLIPKMLTAQDIRSHRAKTTRIALILGLVAIASLLIVHYFFLPVDSLWSSLFPASVDP is encoded by the coding sequence ATGACCACCGAGAATCTCGGACGTCTCATCGAAGAATACGATCTCTATCCGGATCTTAGGCGTGATTACGGCTTGCGCGCTGCCGTCGCGCAGATGAGAACAGATGTCACGCGAGAAATGATAACCGCACAGTTCGCCGATCCACGGAGCGGCCGAGCTACGAGCGCAACAATCGCTTTCTCTGTCTCTTATGACTCAGGTTCGGCCTCTAAAGCCCAGGAGGTTGCTCAGGCAATCGCCGATCTTTACCTCAGCATCAGCCTAGAGGAGCGGACACGAACGGCGCGCGAATCCACAACCTTCTTAGAACAGGAATCCCAAAGGCTCGGCGCTGAAATCTCCGCTCTCGATGCAACCCTCGCTCGCTTTAAGGAAGAACATGGCGACCGTCTCCCCGAGAATATGCGGCTGAATCTCGACTTCATGCAACGAACGGAAGATCGGATCCGGACGAATGTCCAGGAAATCACGGCTCTTGAGGAACAGGTCATCTACCTCGTCTCCGAGCTCGCGCTGATGGACCCCTACGCCGCCGTCTATACCTCGACCGGTGAGCGTGTGATGAGTCCTTCCGACAGACTGAAATCGCTGGAAGCCGAGTATCTCGAAATCGCATCTCGCTATTCTCCAGCCCACCCCGACCGTATCAGAATCGAACGCGAGATGAACAAATTGCGCAGTATCGTGGGCGAACCCGACAATCGACGGGATCTCGCCCGGCGGCTCGGTGAACAGCAATCCGAATTAAGTACCTTGATGGAACGTTATTCAAAGGACCACCCCGAGGTTCAAAGATTGACCCGTGAGACCCAATTGACACGACAGCAGCTGTTGCGCAGCAACAGCGGTCGCGGTTCTCTTGAAGTATCCGACGCGGACAATCCAAGCTATATTCAACTTCAGGCTCGCCTGGCGGCAGCCGAATCTCGACTCGATTCGCTAAGGAAGACGGCAGCCGAGTTGGCAACGGCACTCAAAGGATACGAGGAGCGGATACTCAGTGGACCACAGGTGGAAAGGGAGTATCAAGAACTCGCCCGCGATCGTGAACTTTTGGTTGCGACATACAGCGACATCAACTCTAAATTGAATGAGGCGAAGCTCGCCGAAACTCTAGAGGCCGAAAGCCGTGGTGAGCGGCTCTCATTGATCGATCCGCCGACGGTGCCGACAGAGCCTCATAGCCCCGACCGAGTCGCGATCATGTTCTTCGGCTTTGTACTCTCTGTTGGAACTGGCATCGGGCTTCTTGCGTTTAGAGAAGCGACAGATGAGCGAATTTACGGCGCGCGTCCGATACAAACCATCACTGGGCATATGCCCCTTGTGCTGATACCGAAGATGCTGACCGCTCAAGACATTAGATCACACCGCGCCAAGACAACGAGGATAGCCCTAATCCTTGGCTTAGTCGCTATCGCCTCGTTGCTGATTGTTCATTATTTCTTCCTTCCCGTCGACTCCTTGTGGTCATCACTTTTTCCCGCGTCTGTTGATCCGTGA
- a CDS encoding transposase — MRRDFLEAGRALPALEPWALDFKARIGMLYHLNQQRLAHWDPDRPLAQQGAAFEHAQAALQAALADLHAEAERLLAQDDTDATLPKVARARCKRVLTSLLHHWSGLTVFVAHPEVPMDNNRAEETIRTPVIGRKNYYGSGSLWSAQLAATLFSILQTLALWGINPRAWLTAYLNACADAGGQAPSVLAEFLPWSMDAARRAELCRPAAPPTGIDSS; from the coding sequence GTGCGCCGCGACTTCCTGGAGGCGGGGCGCGCGCTGCCCGCGTTGGAACCTTGGGCGCTGGACTTCAAAGCGCGTATCGGCATGCTCTACCATCTCAACCAACAGCGTCTGGCGCACTGGGATCCCGATCGCCCCTTGGCGCAGCAAGGCGCGGCGTTCGAGCACGCGCAGGCGGCCTTGCAGGCGGCGCTGGCGGACCTGCACGCCGAGGCCGAACGGCTGTTGGCGCAGGACGACACCGACGCGACCCTGCCGAAGGTCGCCCGCGCCCGGTGCAAGCGGGTGCTCACCAGTCTGCTTCACCATTGGTCGGGGCTGACGGTCTTTGTCGCGCATCCCGAGGTGCCGATGGATAATAACCGTGCCGAGGAGACGATCCGCACGCCGGTCATCGGGCGCAAGAACTATTACGGCTCGGGTAGCCTGTGGAGCGCGCAGCTCGCCGCGACGCTGTTCTCCATCCTGCAGACCCTGGCGCTGTGGGGGATTAATCCGCGTGCCTGGCTGACCGCTTATCTCAACGCCTGCGCCGATGCCGGCGGACAAGCTCCGAGCGTGCTGGCGGAGTTCCTGCCTTGGTCGATGGATGCCGCGCGTCGTGCCGAACTGTGCCGACCCGCCGCGCCGCCGACCGGCATCGACAGCTCATGA